TTTCTTCAGTTCCCAACAGCAAATTTCTTCAGTTGCTTGACAAGCTATTACTTTCTCCTGAATCTTTTCTAGCTAACACATCGTtagcaagggtgggcgtgatggagtatgGATGGACCTGGATTTTGGTCTATGCTGCTTCCGGATTTACCTAGGCACGAGCGAGGACTGCCCATCGCCTGTATAGGGATGGGGGTGAAAGTGGAGGTGGGTGTGTTGGTTAGGGGTGGTTATATGGAGAgttttgtcacgatttcccccatTGCAGTATCttggtggtacttcggggcatggtaacatgtgtggaatctTGTCTTGcgggtaaagttgtacacctctgatcagagtaaaactattcgaatagccgtgcccgcggttattggACAGTCAACCAtctcaccgtgattagtctcaccttaatAATTtgacttaatgaactggtgtagtttagGTGGTTTAGGtggggcctgtcgcaacgtggtttTAGCGTTGGACAGTCATGAGGTTAATACTACTAAATTATATTCTGCTTTACTGTTTTTAActtatgatttataaatgctacTTTTACTGCAAATATCCTATGAGCCATTCCTTCGATAtccttgcatcataccttctcattggtatgacttgttgagtacagtGGTTGTACTCAATCTTGCTTTATTTTCCCAATCCCCAGAGGCAGTGAATTTGTCGGATGGTGAGTTCTATGAAGATTAGACTTGTGCCAGACGTCGAGGTTTTGCCTGGGGATTATGGGGGAAGCTTCTCTTTGCCGAGCATATTAAGTTTAGATGATCTTTAGTTTTTTCCGCTGCTTTTCtgagtttattttatatttttgtaagacatgAAACTGTATCAAATTATCATCTGTGTACTTTGGTTGATGTCTGGACAGAGATTAAATATACAGATAGCCGGTGATTCGGGTTCTCGAATCTCGGGGCGCGACACAATTGCTCACGAAACGGTTGTGCTTATAAATCTAGGCAGCACTGGGAAAGTGAAAAAAGCCTTGACTCCTCATTTGCacagataattttttttagataatggaagctttatttagACTCAGTTAATTACATCAAGATGATTTTACATTAATAGTCCACCAaggtttttattttctttttattagcAACGGAACGGGTATAATTTTAGACTGCCAGCTTTTTGGGGGTGGTGTGGCTGAAACTAAAGTCAGCTTTATAGCAATGAGTGATACAGTGTGTACCAATCATATAGAATGAATGGATTGGCTTTTACTTCAGAAAATCATCCAGTTTCTTAAGAAACATCACAATTTTGTGTCGCATTTGTGCTAAATATTTTAGTTAGTGAAACTTGACTGTATTAATTTGCAGATGGAAATACATGTCAGATGCTGCCCTTCATTCAATCTTCTACATATAGTCTACGAAAAGTACGTATATAATGGGTTACATAGTATCATCGTACATATGTGCAGGACCAGTTTGTAATGGGTTGTATCATCATTAAGCAGGTACCGTTCTTGCGTTTatactgtgtttttttttaaaaaaaaagtttgtaatgcaattatttAATTGGTAGATAAACATGCACCCGCACGTGGCTCAGACGCAGACATCAGATGCTCTTGGCTATAGCTTGCAGCGGGGTGGCCATGGTCATCGTCAACCCAAGATTCTCCGACATGTCCACACCATTTTCCTCCACCTCCAACGGGAGCGTCCACTCGAAGCGATGCAGCAGCGACCCCAGCATTGCGTGCAGCATCCTTGTCGCGAGTGGCAGCCCGAGGCAGACGCGCCTCCCAGCGCTGAACGGGATCAGCCCGaactccgtcgtcgccgtaccCAGGGCACGGCCGGCGGCCTCCTGGCCATGCTGCCGGAGCATGAACCTCTCCGGCAGGAACCTATTCGGCTCCGGCCACGCCTCGGCGTCGCGATGCACGGCCCACAGGTTCACCAGGATGGTGCTCCCCCTGGGCACGACGTGGCCATGTATCTCCACCATCTCCTCGGCCACGTTGGGCACTATCGGCACCACCGGGTGCAGCCGGAGCGTCTCCTTGATGACTGCCCGGAGGTAGGGAAGACGGTCCATATCGGCGTATTCAGCATGAGTTTTGGAGCCGAGAACCTTCTTGAGTTCTTCCTGTAGCTTTCTCATGGTCTCTCGGTCCTGTAGTAGCTCTGCCATTGCCCACTCGAGTGTACTCGCAATCGTGTCGACTGTCGCCAGAAATATGTCCTGAAATTGATGGATTTAATCGGATTAATTGTTAAAACAATTACTACGATGACATTAACGAACTTATTGGTAGTAAAGGGACATAGTTGGAAGTTGGATATATATGTCCCTGTATTTCTTTTATGTTACATAAATAATTGATGTTACATAAATAATTGTAAAAAAAGTTGGCAAGGACCCCCTTTTTCTTCCTCGCCTCTCTTGATTCGGATCTGTCGGATGTCACCACAATAGGGGTCCTCGCCAAGCATATCTACTGTCCATCTAATTCAGACCTGAAGCTCGTCGATATCGCATGACAAAGGCCTAAAGAGAGGAGCGGAGAGGGGAAGAGGGTATGTTTCAGTGACGGATCCAAACCACGGGCCACCTGGGTCATGGCCCGTGGCCCGGTGGATAAAACCCATGTTGACACGTGTAAATTTACCATGTATTTGATAGATAGGCCAAAAGTATAATGGGCTGGCTCGGGGCCTACCCAAATTCTGGGTTCACGCGAGGATGTTGATGCTGAGTGGAATAGGAGGAAAAGGAAAGGGACCCTGTTGGCGGCGACATTCTGTGCACTGTTCAGGCAATGGCAGAGCCATCAGCATCAGTCATTTTTGCAAACATTGATCACACTCGTAGGGAGGTGACAGTGATGAAGCCTAGGCAACCACTTGATCTAATGGAGAGCTGGCTTCCCATGCAAAGGAAGGCGTCGGGGTAGGACTGCATGACCACAAATGCCATCAAGAAGAGAAGATAAGATAGAAATTCAACTAGGCCCCAGTATGAATTTTGTTTCCGCGTCGGATGCCATGTAAAACCGCCTCTAATTTGATTATTGGTCTAGGCTAATTCACTATTTGTCATCCTCCCAAAATACACATACCCAAATGCCACTCTCCCAAATTTTTATTCTCAGGTAAtcagacccacatgtcagtccccCTTCCCATTTGCTGACCTTATGGACCCATGTGGATCCGGGGAGGAGGCGGACATGTGGGCCCAGGTGGCAAATATGAATGAAAATTTGTGAGAGTGGCATTTGGGTATGTGTATTTCGGAAAGATGGCATTCTCGTGGTTACAGAGGGTGTAAAATATTCGGTACAGTAGTTACGGTTGTAAACCAGACTTTAATCCacatactagtttttttttagaaaaattcaTAGATATTTGCATGGTGACTTTTCTGGTAATAAAAgtctatatataatttatacaACCACCTTGATTAATTATTTATATTATGCTAGTATGGTAGAACTCATGAATTACTAATTTTCCAGCTATACCttttgcaaaataaaaaaaatccaactaaACTGCAATAGCAGCACACGGATTTATTGGTATCTATAGTACCCAtctatcttaaaaaataattatttccaTCTCCACGTTTAGATCACCTTACTAAATATAATACATGCACGGTAACAACCCATCCTTCAGAACTGTGCAACCTAGCCTATCCAACCGACGGGCCAACTTATACATAGCACCTCACTTACACTATCGTCACCGCTTTATGTACAAGAGTTAACCCGAAAATGATATATTATAGTTAGGGAGACAATGTCTTATAAGCTGGTTCTACTATTACTCAACTAGCAATGTGGTAGCAAAGAGCACACGACACTCATGGGTCACACATGTCGCATCCTTATTGGGCAAGATATTACATGCACCCAATAGGAGATATCTTGAGGATGTAGGactaacaaaacaaatttaaaagaaagggatgtatgcatgtatgcacGATTTGTCTtatgaaatataaaaaaacGTGTTTATTActctatattttaggatggagtgaatagttcttttttgaaaatatcacaCGTACCGTACTACCCCTTTTGTATAATAAGTAAAGATTAAAGGCAAATTTTGTAATATAACATCATGACTTTGCAATAATAGAACTACTCAGTAGCTACAAAcccacttttttttccttctctttcttttatcTCACTTATATATTTAATGTGTCAATTGTGCACTATATGTATAAAGTCAGCTCTTACACTAGAACGACCAatctttatatattttttttcttcatttgtgGTTATAGCTGACTTATAACTATATACCTGCAGATACCTGCAAATCTGCAATTGCCACTAATTAATTGTCGGCGTGTGTCATCATGtagcattgaaaaaaaaaaacgtacgcGAGAGAAAAATATGCACGAGAGAAAGAAATACAGTTTGGTGCTTTACTTACAGTGAGAAATGTTCTGATCAGGTCTCTGTCGATGGCCACCTTACCGTCGTCCTTCCCATGCTCCGACATGTCGAGCAACACGTCTAGCAGGTCGTCCTCGCTCctggcctcgccgtcgtcgccagctGCTTCACGCCGGCGGCGCATCCGCCGCTCGATCTGCTCGTCGACGAGGTGGTAGACCGTCCCCACCCGCCCGGCGAAGCGCCGCCGCAGGCCCTgcaggtcgacggcggcgagcgccgggTAGAAGTCCGAGAGGTTGGGCTTCAGCGACAGCGCCACGGCCTCCCTCGCCGCGTCCTGCAGCAcgcgcgcgtcgtcgtcctccaggCCGGCGGAGAACATGGCGCGCCACTGCATGTCCATCATGGCCGCGAACGCGGCGTGGCCGACCTGCACCGgcgctccggcgccgccacccgaCGCCGCCGACATCTCCGACACGCGGCGGAGCAGGTCGAGCACAGCGTCCCGAAGCAGCGGCAGGAGCCGCCGGCCGTCGAGCTGCCTCGCCGAGAGCAGGTGCTCCGCGCCGATCCTCCGCAGCGCGCGCCACttgcggcgcggcgggaggacgaACACGGAGTTGGCGGCGTGCCCGACGCCGTGCCACGCGTCCGGCGGGACGCGGCCGGTGAGGCTGCCGTTGTGCGTCTGGAGGACCTCGCGcgccgtcgacgaggacgaggcGACGACCGCGACGACGGTGCCAAGCCGGACCGCCATGAGCGGGCCGTGCCGCCCGGCGAGGCGCGCCAGGGAGCGGTGCGGGAGGTCGCTGGCGATGTCGAGGAGGTTGCCGATGAGCGGAAGCGGTGTTGGTCCAGGtggaagacggcggcgggcgtCGCCAAACAGTTGTAACGCGTATGAAATCAAGAACATGAGAAGAAGCGAGCACATGCAGACGAGCAAGAAaaccatctttctttttttcttttcttttttgatgaCTAAAAACTCTGAATGTGTTTTTTTGACAGAAGCAGGTTACCCTGAAGCTCAATTTATAGACGAAAAAGGGACAATTCCATCTACATAAACCACAAATATTTCAACGGTAACAATTAATACCACGAAATTCTTCCACCTTTCAGAATTACCGTAATGGGGGATTGGGATCACCTGCAGTAGGAATAGCGACCGCAAGATAAACCACTGCATGCGATTTCAGCCGTCCATTTTGGTGATGAATGGACCAGATCATCAGCTACAGTACTAGCGCAAAAATACTAAATATTTCTTGCTACAGTGATCTACAGTATCCGGGTGCATGTGAACCGTTAGATTCGGATCTAACAGGTGACAATGGACTGCATAAGTTGCAGTCATAGTACAAACTGCACCTGATCCAAATCCCATAATGGGGAAGTGTTTTTTTCGAAAATATACCACAAACTTTACCAAGATTACAGAGATGCCCTGGGAGCAAGATTGGGACGGGTTTTCAATCTCGATCATTGCCGGCGGCAGCGGTAGTGTGTAGGACAGCAGGAGGCACACCTGGATAAATTTTGTGCAGCTCGCTGTCCAGGAACTGACGAATCAATTGGCTGCAATGCAGCATAGAAGAACCTACACGTGCCCTGATGCCCAGGACGCATGCGCCTAACCTGCCCGAATGGAGGCCGTAGCACTCTCGGCGCAACACGGACGCCAGCGGTTTGCGGAGGGTACGATTGTGGAGGAGAAAAGTGGCATCAGGCGAGATGTAACACTGGCTCGGTCCCCCTGCTCAGATTTCACActgtggcggccggcggcggagcagagAAATGAGTGAGGGCTGCATGAGCGAATCAGATGAGAGAAGTAGATTGTGGGGGTGATCCCATCGCAAAACTAACTCCGTCATTCTCCCGTCACTCCGTCAATTTTGTGCTAATTCTGGCAAGTGGAAGGATTTTGTGGTATTATCTGGTACCATTGAAACCTTTGTTGTATGGATGGAATTTTCCCGATGGAAAACTAACTTTGCAGAACTGCCACTGGCTACGCTCTAGAAGTCAGGATTTACAAACTTCCACTTTCCAACCTCATATGTCCATCTACATAGATAGCAGTTCGTTCGCCACCATTTAAGTTCTTCGGTATTTATGGGTGACTGGATTTGGGTACATTCTATCTATTTGTTTCCTATAGCAGCATTGTTCATGCAAGGTTTGTCGTTTGTGTTGAGCTCAAGCTCCTTAGATTCAGTGGCGAACTCCGTGGAGAATTCCTGCTGAGCCTGGTGAAGCCCACAAGAAAATTTGTAGTTCATCAACAAACCTTCAATTGTGCTTTTTATGGAGGCCAACAAAAGGGATTACAGGTTATTAAGCGGTGTGTATGTTAAAGGAGGCCTAAGGATGCAATAGTTGTGGCAACGTTGCAATTCCCTATCGATTTGCACCTCTATTGTTGCTTGATTTCAATAGGAAGTTTGCAACCTTAGTGTAGTTTCCTGTTCGTTGGAATCAGATGGCTGGTTACTTTCAGCTAATCAATTTGGCGATGTACTAGGATTTGTTCCCCTAAACTCTCTTATTATGTTATTAATGAATGTtttatgtttgaaaaaaaaatgaggtaTATGTATGCACGTGTTGCACAATCCATGGAAACCATCCATCGATCACTAGTACTCTTCTTGTCGGTGGCTCCCAGTAATTAAATTTGGGAAATCTTGCTAGTGACGATCAATAATAGTAGTAATTGAGTAGTACGGTGAAATAAAATCCGAGTGGGATTGTTGTGATCGTGATGTAGTACTGTGCTTATTGTTGATGGGATTTTTATTAGTTCATCAATACAGGGGCTGcaaggaagaaaaaacaaaggcAACTGCCAATGACATAAGCAATCCCAATGGTAAATTGGCAATCCTATTGGTCGATTTCAGGGTTGGAAACCTCGATCTTGTGAACGAGGGTCGGCTCTATGCCGTAAGTCAGTGTATACTGTAGTCAGCCCTTTGCTGCCCTATTCCCATCTTCTTCAATTTCCCTCTTTCCTCTTCAATGCTAACCTAGTCCTCCTCATCCACATTCTATTCCACATTCCCTCGTTCAATCCCTCTTCCTtaccttcttcttccccttcctgtTTTGTTCTGCTTTGGCGTTCGTAGGGGGTCATGGATCTGGATGGGGATCCACCCCTGGAGGATGAGCATGAAGTAGTCCACTCTCAACTTCCAGAGATTGCCACCTCTCTGGAAGCGATGACAATCACACCAACAAAGGAGATCAGAGTGAGGTTGCAACAGTCTCCTGAAACGGCAACAGTTCAAGCCACTCACAACCTCCTCATGAAGGTTGGACATTCTGGAGGCCAGCAGAGGCAGATCCCTTTGGAGGCTTTGAAGAAATCAATGGCAAAAGCTTGGCAAAGAGTTTATCTTGACATCTCTCAGGTAGAAAGCAATCTCTTTATGGCTCATTTTCGTAATTATGAAGATCTGTCCTGGGTTTGGCAAAAGCAACCGTGGTCTTTTGGCAGTGATGTTTTTCTGCTTGAATGGGTTTCTTTGGATGAGAAAATTAAACCTATGTCAGCTTACACTTTCAAGCATCTTATGGTTAATGTGCGTATCTATGGCATTCCCCCAAGTCTTAGAAATGTTAAGAATGTCAAGTTGGCTGCTGAAAACATAGGTCAAATCTCAAAAGCTGAACCAATAGATCCAGATAGTTTGCTGAGGAATCAGaaatttgtttctattagaatcAGGATTGATGTGGAAAAACCAGTTCCTGATCATGTTATCTTGGAGCTTCCTGATAAATCTGAACTTAAAGCTTTTCTGCATTATGAAAGAACTCCCATAATATGTACTTTTTGTGGTCTCCTCTTCCATAATGTTCAGGTCTGTCCTCAAAGACAAAGAATTATCATTCAATTTCCAGATGCATCCGAGGAAGATCTTAAAGATAAACTAGGAAAGTGGATCACTCAGATCGATTATATGCCATCAGAGGCATTTTTGGATATGGAGGAATCCAACAAAAATTCAATTGTGGAAAAAATCAGGCAACATTTTTCTTCTCCTCAATTCAAGAACATTCAAGAACAGCAGAAGCAGCAAGAGAGAGGAAGTGGGACCAGCCAGTCATTAATGCCCAAGCTAGATTGGAAAAAAGCGAGTGAGAAAGCTTTGACTTTAGCTGGTTGCAGCACTGTTCAAGGGCCCCCAAGTCAAGCTGTTCACACTACCACAGCAGGCAAACAATGTGAGAAAAAAGACAAAGAACCTGATATACAAAGTACACCAGAAGTTGGTACCGAAGAGATGTTAGTACATGGAAGTACAGAGAAAAAGAAGCTGGTTTCAAGTACTATAGAGGATCATGTCAGCTGCAACTCAAAGAATGTCAATACTGCTGGTAAGGTGCATCAGATGGAACCAGTCCAGTCTGTTCCATTGGTTCACCGAGTTTCACCCAGTGCAAGTGCCCATCAGAACAGTTTAGTTAACCCTGCTATTGGCACCAACGAAGTGCAACACAGAAGAAGCACAAGAGCTACCAAGATTTATGAGACAGCCTCACAACATTTAAGTAAGAAGAGAGGGTTTCATGAAGCAGCCCATGAATCTACCAAACGCCATTGCTCCCCAACTACTTCAGCTACCTCTTCCTTCTCGATTGTGGGAGGTGAAGAACATGGAGGGATTGAATCAAGAAGAGCTTCTCCAACTAACCATCATTCAGCACCAATCAGGGTTCCAAGTAGAAGAGGTGGGCAGAGAGCTACAAGATGGGATCAGAGAGGAGGTTATGGTGGTGGAATGGTGACCTCCACTTCTTGGAGACCTCTTGCTGCTGCTCATTCTGATGTCATTCAAAGAGATGCTCCAAGATCCCCTCAAAGCATTAACAATTTTCATAGCAGGAAGCATACTTGGAGTGCTTTGGAGGTGCATCATGATATCTTTGTTGATCAAGCTGCTGGAGATACTCAAGGGGGTGGTGCAAGTGATGCTGGAGCTAGCTCCAGGCTGATACTGGCTACAGATCCTAGGGAATGCAATGTTTCAGAGATTCAGCTTGTTGATCCCAGTGCTGGAAACGGTGGAGATGGAAGTGGAAAGAATGATGGATGGGCAATGGCGCCAGCCCATAAGGCGTCAAGGGCGCCATGAGTCTTTTAAGCTGGAACTGCCGAGGTATGGGGGGTCACCTCGGCAGTAGGAAAATGCAACACCTCCAACGCCTAATATACTCTACTAATGCTAAGGTAATCTTTATTTCAGAAACAAAAAGCTCTAAAGTCACTGCTTCTGATCTGATCCATCATTTTCATGTAGCTAATAGTCATGTGGTTCCTGCTGATCAAGCTTCTGGTGGTCTGTGGCTGATGTGGGATGAAGACATGGATCTTACTATAGTTCAGTCTAGTATTAATTATATCTTAGCTTATGGAGTCTATAAGAACTCTGGTCCTATTTTCAATCTTCTTTGTATTTATGGTGATCCTAGTCACAAGGCCACTAGTGCCATGTGGAGTGAAATCTCCTCTTTTGTTGTACATAGTAGTCACAGACCTACCTTTTGTATGGGAGACCTTAATGAGATCATGCATGCTAATGAAAAGTATGGTTTGGCCCCTCCTAATCAGAATCgtattaatatttttaagcATCATGTCAATAATCTGGGGCTTATGGATATGGGTTATAATGGTCCAGCTTACACTTGGTCCAATAAGCAACAGGGTAAGGATCTGGTTTTGGAAAGGTTGGACAGATGTCTTGCAAATGTGGAATGGTGTTTTAATTATCCAAATACCACTGTTTATCACTTGCCCATGTTGTATAGTGATCATGCTCCCATCATTGCCATTCTCAATCCGAAGAACAGGAGGCCTAAAAGATCTTTCATGTTTGAAAATTGGTGGCTGCTTGAACCAGATTTTAATCAGCATGCTCATTCAGCCTGGCTGCAGTCTGTAAACTGTCATTTTCAGAGAAGAACAACCTTGTTAGCAAGATCCTTAACCTCTTGGAGCAAAAAGAAGAAACCTCTTCAGCAGCAATTGGATCAGTTGGAAGAAGATCTGTTGAAAATTCAGAGTTCCCCCGACAGAGAACATTTGTACTTTGAGGAGAAAAGGATTGTGCAACAACATGATATTACCATGCAGAAGCTGGCCGATTATCACAAACAGAGAAGTAAGAAGCATTGGGTCCAGAAAGGTGACAGAAACACTTCTTTCTTTCAAAAAGCAACccagaagagaaggagaaagaaCAGAATCTCTAGTGTTATCCATAATAATTGAATAATCAATGATCCTGATGAGATAGCAACTGTCTTCACTTCTTACTTTGAAAATCTCTTTCAAAGCTCCAATACAGATGATGCCACTCCTTCTATGGATCAAAATGACAATGATGTAATTTTTCCTCCCCCTGAAATCCCTTCTGAAAATGACATCCTGGAAATTCTAAAGCAAATGCGAAGAGATGCCTCCCCAGGGCCAGATGGTCTCAATGTTGCATTTTATAGAGCTGCCTGGAATTGGATAAAAGACGATGTTACTGCCATGGTAGGCTCCTTCTATGAAACAGGTAAGCTTCAATCAGGTATGAATGCTACTAATATTGTTCTTGTTCCTAAAAATTCTAATCCTAAGTCCCCTGCTGATTTTAGACCCATTAGCCTTTGTAATGTTTCTTATAAAATCATTGCTAAGTCCTTGGCTAATTACATTCAGAATAAACTTCCTAACCTTATTTGTGACACTCAGCAGGCTTTTGTCAAGGGGAGACGCATCTCTAATAATATTGTGCTTGCTCAGGAAATTGCTCACTCTATTAATCTCACCTCTTTTAATCAAAAagcttttcttttaaaaatagaCTTGTCTAAAGCTTTTGACAGGATTGAATGGAGATTCATAGCGGACGCTATTTGTCGTAAAGGGTTTCATGCTAATTTCGTTCGTCTTGTTCTTTCCTGCATCAACTCCGCTAATTTTTCTGTTGTTATAAATGGTCAATCGTACGGGTACTTTTCAGCTCATCGAGGTATTCGTCAAGGTTGTCCTTTATCGCCTTATCTTTTTGTCCTTGCGATTAATGAACTTTCTGACCAGCTTGCAGATGCAATTCAAAGGAACCACATTTCAGTAATAAAGTTAGGACAAAATGGTCCTTCCATTCATTCTCTGATGTTTGCAGATGATCTAATCATTGTGGGGCAGGCCCAACAAGAGGAAGTCAGGAAAACCTCTGAAATAATCAATTCCTTTTGTCTCAGATCAGGCCAGACTCCAAATTGGGGCAAATCTTCCATCCTGTTCAGCAAAAGTACTCCTGAAGAGGTAAGACAAAATATTCTTACAATCTTTCCTGTTTCTCTTATGAACTCCAGCACAAAGCATCTAGGGCATCCTCTTCTGGTGAGTGCAAAAGACAGAAATGCTGCCTACAGTTTCATTGTCGACAAGTTTAAAAGCAAGCTTACTACTTACAAAGCTAATTCTCTTTCTCATGCAGGTAGGCTTGCCCTCATTAAATCTGTCTTTGCTTCCATTCCTATTTATTACATGTCCATCATgcttttctcaaaaaaattgaTTGCTAAACTAACTGCTATTATAAGGAAATTTTGGTGGACAGGAATTCAAGCAGATGGTGGCAAAAAAGGAATGGCTCTTAGGTCTTGGAAAGACATTTGCAAACCTGTTTCTGAGGGAGGCTTGGGCATAAGAGATTTGATGGCTGTAAATAAAAGTATCCTTGTCCAATCT
Above is a window of Oryza sativa Japonica Group chromosome 10, ASM3414082v1 DNA encoding:
- the LOC9267293 gene encoding geraniol 8-hydroxylase, with protein sequence MVFLLVCMCSLLLMFLISYALQLFGDARRRLPPGPTPLPLIGNLLDIASDLPHRSLARLAGRHGPLMAVRLGTVVAVVASSSSTAREVLQTHNGSLTGRVPPDAWHGVGHAANSVFVLPPRRKWRALRRIGAEHLLSARQLDGRRLLPLLRDAVLDLLRRVSEMSAASGGGAGAPVQVGHAAFAAMMDMQWRAMFSAGLEDDDARVLQDAAREAVALSLKPNLSDFYPALAAVDLQGLRRRFAGRVGTVYHLVDEQIERRMRRRREAAGDDGEARSEDDLLDVLLDMSEHGKDDGKVAIDRDLIRTFLTDIFLATVDTIASTLEWAMAELLQDRETMRKLQEELKKVLGSKTHAEYADMDRLPYLRAVIKETLRLHPVVPIVPNVAEEMVEIHGHVVPRGSTILVNLWAVHRDAEAWPEPNRFLPERFMLRQHGQEAAGRALGTATTEFGLIPFSAGRRVCLGLPLATRMLHAMLGSLLHRFEWTLPLEVEENGVDMSENLGLTMTMATPLQAIAKSI